One window of Bos javanicus breed banteng chromosome 1, ARS-OSU_banteng_1.0, whole genome shotgun sequence genomic DNA carries:
- the LOC133251140 gene encoding keratin-associated protein 10-3-like isoform X2 encodes MAASTLSVCSSDLSYDCPESCCEPRCCAPSCCAPAPRLTLLCAPVSCESSPCCQPACSSSCPASCCQQSSCQSSCCTSSPCQQACCEPVCCRPVCCTPVCCRPVCCTPVCCRPVCYAASPCSTSACCQQSSCQPSCCTSSCCRPSTSVSLLCRPVCRPACCVPKSSCQPSCCRPASSVSLLCRPACSRPACCIPTSAPEPCC; translated from the exons atgGCAGCCTCCACCCTGTCCGTCTGCTCCAGTGACCTGAGCTATGACTGTCCAGAGAGCTGCTGCGAGCCCCGCTGCTGTGCCCCCAGCTGCTGTGCCCCAGCCCCCCGCCTGACCCTCCTCTGTGCCCCAGTGAGCTGCGAGTCCAGCCCTTGCTGCCAGCCAGCCTGCAGCAGCTCCTGCCCAGCTTCGTGCTGCCAGCAATCTAGCTGCCAGTCCTCCTGCTGcacctcctccccctgccagcAGGCCTGCTGTGAGCCCGTCTGCTGCAGGCCCGTCTGCTGCACACCTGTCTGCTGCAGGCCCGTCTGCTGCACACCTGTCTGCTGCAG GCCCGTCTGCTATGCGGCCTCCCCCTGTTCTACCTCCGCATGTTGCCAGCAGTCTAGCTGCCAGCCCTCCTGCTGcacctcctc CTGCTGCAGACCCTCCACCTCTGTGTCCCTCCTCTGCCGCCCCGTGTGCCGCCCCGCCTGCTGTGTGCCCAAGTCCTCCTGCCAGCCCAGCTGCTGCCGCCCGGCCTCCTCCGTGTCCCTCCTCTGCAGGCCTGCATGCTCACGCCCGGCCTGCTGCATCCCAACCTCGGCCCCGGAGCCCTGCTGCTGA
- the LOC133251147 gene encoding keratin-associated protein 10-8-like: MAFSTLSDCSSDLTYNSRVCLPGSYDSCPGSSWQVDDCPESCCEPPCCAPSCCAPAPRLTLLCAPVSCDSSPCCQPACSSSCPALCFQQSSCQSACCTSSPCQQACCEPVCCRPVSCTPVCCTPVCCRPVCCESSPCSASLCCQPNPCSLVSCRPSSSLSLLCHPVCRPACCVPTSSCQPSCCRPASCVSLLCRPACSRPGCCIPTSAPEPCC, from the coding sequence ATGGCTTTCTCCACCCTGTCTGACTGTTCCAGTGACTTGACCTACAACAGCCGGGTCTGCCTGCCTGGGTCATATGACTCCTGCCCTGGGTCCTCCTGGCAGGTGGACGACTGTCCAGAGAGCTGCTGTGAGCCCCCCTGCTGTGCCCCCAGCTGCTGTGCTCCAGCCCCCCGCCTGACCCTCCTCTGTGCCCCAGTGAGCTGCGACTCCAGCCCCTGCTGCCAGCCAGCCTGCAGCAGCTCCTGCCCAGCCTTGTGCTTCCAGCAGTCTAGCTGCCAGTCCGCCTGTTGcacctcctccccctgccagcAGGCCTGCTGTGAGCCCGTCTGCTGCAGGCCTGTCAGCTGTACACCTGTCTGCTGCACACCTGTCTGCTGCAGGCCCGTGTGCTGTGAGTCCTCCCCCTGCTCAGCCTCCTTGTGCTGCCAGCCCAACCCCTGCTCCTTGGTCAGTTGCAGACCTTcttcctccctgtccctcctcTGCCATCCTGTGTGCCGCCCCGCCTGCTGTGTGCCCACCTCCTCCTGCCAGCCCAGCTGCTGCCGCCCAGCCTCCTGTGTGTCCCTGCTCTGCCGGCCCGCATGCTCCCGCCCTGGTTGCTGCATCCCAACCTCAGCCCCAGAGCCGTGTTGCTGA
- the LOC133251140 gene encoding keratin-associated protein 10-1-like isoform X1, with protein sequence MAASTLSVCSSDLSYDCPESCCEPRCCAPSCCAPAPRLTLLCAPVSCESSPCCQPACSSSCPASCCQQSSCQSSCCTSSPCQQACCEPVCCRPVCCTPVCCRPVCCTPVCSCSTSACCQQSSCQPSCCTSSPCQQACCVPVCCRPVCCEASPCLAPSCCCRPSTSVSLLCRPVCRPACCVPKSSCQPSCCRPASSVSLLCRPACSRPACCIPTSAPEPCC encoded by the exons atgGCAGCCTCCACCCTGTCCGTCTGCTCCAGTGACCTGAGCTATGACTGTCCAGAGAGCTGCTGCGAGCCCCGCTGCTGTGCCCCCAGCTGCTGTGCCCCAGCCCCCCGCCTGACCCTCCTCTGTGCCCCAGTGAGCTGCGAGTCCAGCCCTTGCTGCCAGCCAGCCTGCAGCAGCTCCTGCCCAGCTTCGTGCTGCCAGCAATCTAGCTGCCAGTCCTCCTGCTGcacctcctccccctgccagcAGGCCTGCTGTGAGCCCGTCTGCTGCAGGCCCGTCTGCTGCACACCTGTCTGCTGCAGGCCCGTCTGCTGCACACCTGTCTGCT CCTGTTCTACCTCCGCATGTTGCCAGCAGTCTAGCTGCCAGCCCTCCTGCTGcacctcctccccctgccagcAGGCCTGCTGCGTGCCTGTCTGCTGCAGGCCCGTGTGCTGTGAGGCCTCCCCCTGCTTAGCCCCCTCGTGCTGCTGCAGACCCTCCACCTCTGTGTCCCTCCTCTGCCGCCCCGTGTGCCGCCCCGCCTGCTGTGTGCCCAAGTCCTCCTGCCAGCCCAGCTGCTGCCGCCCGGCCTCCTCCGTGTCCCTCCTCTGCAGGCCTGCATGCTCACGCCCGGCCTGCTGCATCCCAACCTCGGCCCCGGAGCCCTGCTGCTGA
- the LOC133254917 gene encoding keratin-associated protein 10-8-like, whose translation MASSALSVCSSDLSYGSRVCLPGSCDSCTGSSWQVDDCPESCCEPPCCAPSCCAPAPRLTLLCAPVSCESSPCCQPACSSSCLASSCQQSSCQPSCCTSSPCQQACCGPICCKPVCCTPVCCRPVCCTPVCCEASPCSTSSCCKQSSCQSSCCTSSPCQPSSSVSLLCRPVCRPACCVPTSSCQPSCCRPASSVSLLCRPVCSRSACCIPTSAPEPCC comes from the exons ATggcttcctctgccttgtctgtCTGCTCCAGTGACCTGAGCTACGGCAGCCGGGTCTGCCTGCCCGggtcctgtgactcctgcactggcTCCTCCTGGCAGGTGGACGACTGTCCAGAGAGCTGCTGCGAGCCCCCCTGCTGTGCCCCCAGCTGCTGTGCTCCAGCCCCCCGGCTGACCCTCCTCTGTGCCCCAGTGAGCTGCGAGTCCAGCCCCTGCTGCCAGCCAGCCTGCAGCAGCTCCTGCCTGGCCTCGTCGTGCCAGCAGTCTAGCTGCCAGCCCTCCTGCTGCACCTCCTCCCCTTGCCAGCAGGCCTGCTGTGGGCCCATCTGCTGCAAACCTGTCTGCTGCACACCTGTCTGCTGCAGGCCTGTCTGTTGCACACCTGTCTGCTGTGAGGCCTCCCCCTGTTCTACTTCCTCATGTTGCAAGCAGTCTAGCTGCCAGTCCTCCTGCTGcacctcctccccctgcca ACCCTCCTCCTCCGTGTCCCTACTCTGCCGTCCTGTGTGCCGCCCCGCCTGCTGTGTGCCCACCTCCTCCTGCCAGCCCAGCTGCTGCCGCCCGGCCTCCAGCGTGTCCCTGCTCTGCCGGCCCGTGTGCTCCCGCTCTGCTTGCTGCATCCCAACCTCAGCCCCAGAGCCCTGTTGCTGA